Proteins from a genomic interval of Staphylococcus debuckii:
- a CDS encoding thermonuclease family protein, whose product MQFLSVICFIVFFIFLIRLIYLATTRKPKKTAVTIIAASLFLGILFTAVSGGNEESSKPHDQKTAQKSKSPEKDSDVENEKDKEFKTAPTQEPKAKEAPKEEHQEAEKEDSQKEANGLVREEATYARAVDGDTVRLMYDGKEAVFRLLLIDTPETKHPTKGVQPYGKEASAYTKNMLENASKIEVEFDKGDKTDKYGRYLAYVYADGQMVNDALVRQGLAKVAYVYPPSVTYLDQLKESQRLAQEEHLNIWSGDVPADTEAQSSAPSEAQTPRQTTGQSEGSVNSGSATGASSQSPSSNASESYANCTALRQAHPEGVPQGHPAYQAKMDRDKDGYACEVN is encoded by the coding sequence ATGCAATTTTTGAGTGTAATATGTTTTATTGTATTTTTTATATTTTTAATTCGACTTATTTATTTGGCAACTACGAGAAAGCCTAAGAAAACGGCTGTGACAATCATTGCGGCCAGCCTCTTTCTAGGTATTCTTTTCACGGCAGTGAGTGGGGGAAATGAAGAGTCTTCTAAGCCTCATGATCAGAAGACGGCGCAGAAGTCAAAGTCACCTGAGAAGGATTCGGATGTTGAGAATGAAAAGGATAAGGAGTTTAAGACTGCTCCGACGCAGGAACCTAAGGCTAAGGAGGCACCAAAGGAGGAGCATCAGGAAGCTGAAAAAGAGGATTCTCAGAAGGAAGCAAATGGCTTGGTGCGAGAGGAAGCGACTTATGCCAGGGCGGTTGATGGTGACACGGTACGTTTAATGTATGACGGGAAAGAAGCTGTGTTTCGTTTGTTATTGATTGATACGCCGGAAACGAAGCATCCTACGAAGGGTGTACAACCTTATGGTAAGGAAGCTTCGGCTTATACGAAGAATATGTTGGAGAATGCTTCGAAAATTGAAGTTGAGTTTGATAAGGGAGACAAGACGGATAAATATGGACGTTATTTGGCCTATGTCTATGCGGATGGTCAGATGGTTAATGATGCGTTGGTGCGTCAAGGTTTAGCGAAGGTGGCTTATGTTTATCCGCCGAGTGTTACGTACTTGGATCAATTAAAGGAAAGTCAGCGCTTAGCTCAAGAAGAACATTTGAATATTTGGAGTGGTGATGTGCCTGCTGATACGGAGGCTCAGTCCAGTGCGCCTAGTGAAGCACAAACTCCAAGGCAGACAACGGGTCAGTCTGAGGGGAGTGTAAATTCTGGTAGTGCAACAGGTGCATCGAGTCAAAGCCCAAGCAGCAATGCAAGTGAAAGTTATGCCAATTGCACAGCGTTAAGACAAGCGCATCCTGAGGGTGTTCCGCAAGGTCATCCTGCTTATCAAGCTAAAATGGATCGTGACAAAGATGGTTACGCGTGTGAAGTGAACTAA
- a CDS encoding AbrB/MazE/SpoVT family DNA-binding domain-containing protein, whose protein sequence is MSKNKARIFKSDASHAITLPDSIIEELNLKPGDVLIQEVHNNQIILKKESHRNFSEEWKQFFEQGGSYEDYETHQWGEASEREKW, encoded by the coding sequence ATGTCTAAAAACAAAGCACGAATTTTTAAATCTGACGCATCACACGCTATAACTCTACCAGATTCAATCATTGAAGAATTAAATTTAAAACCTGGCGATGTCTTAATCCAAGAAGTACACAACAACCAGATTATTTTAAAAAAAGAAAGCCACCGCAATTTCTCCGAAGAATGGAAGCAATTCTTCGAACAAGGCGGCAGTTATGAAGATTACGAAACTCACCAATGGGGTGAAGCATCGGAGCGTGAAAAATGGTAG
- a CDS encoding type II toxin-antitoxin system PemK/MazF family toxin — protein sequence MVEQYKIIDVNLDPILGREKGKYRPCVVLSRTSFNDKTSLVWVSPITSRPVKYPTDVPLKTLENHIKGTVDVGQIRTLDLSTRHFRIVDSVSHEVMHQIDDIITNILRIEFQ from the coding sequence ATGGTAGAACAATATAAAATTATCGACGTAAATTTAGATCCTATATTAGGGCGAGAAAAAGGAAAATATCGACCTTGTGTTGTCTTAAGCCGTACAAGCTTTAATGATAAAACAAGTCTCGTGTGGGTTTCACCAATTACTAGCCGTCCCGTTAAATATCCTACTGATGTACCTTTGAAAACCTTAGAAAATCATATCAAAGGCACAGTTGATGTCGGCCAAATTCGTACACTCGATTTAAGTACTCGCCATTTTCGAATAGTAGACAGCGTTTCTCACGAAGTCATGCATCAAATTGATGATATTATTACAAATATACTCAGAATAGAATTTCAATAA
- the argF gene encoding ornithine carbamoyltransferase, translating into MQNLRNRNFLTLLDFSQKEVEFLLNLSEDLKRAKYAGIEQQTMKGKNIALIFEKDSTRTRCAFEVAAYDQGAHVTYLGPTGSQMGKKETAADTARVLGGMYDGIEYRGFSQRTVETLAEKSGVPVWNGLTDEDHPTQVLADFLTAKETLKKPYHEINFTYVGDGRNNVANALMAGAAIMGMRFHLVCPEKLNPAPELLSRCKELAEENGGEILVTDDIDKGVKGSDVLYTDVWVSMGEPDEVWKERIELLKPYQVNQEMIEKTGNPRVIFEHCLPSFHNTDTKIGKEISDKYGLKEMEVTDEVFEGKHSVVFQEAENRMHTIKAVMVATLGDIG; encoded by the coding sequence ATGCAAAACTTAAGAAACAGAAATTTCCTAACATTATTAGATTTTTCACAGAAAGAAGTTGAATTCCTACTCAACCTTTCAGAAGATTTGAAACGTGCGAAATACGCAGGTATCGAGCAGCAGACGATGAAAGGAAAAAATATTGCATTAATTTTCGAAAAAGACTCAACTCGTACTCGTTGCGCATTTGAAGTTGCCGCTTACGACCAAGGTGCTCACGTGACTTATCTTGGACCTACAGGCAGCCAAATGGGCAAAAAAGAAACAGCAGCAGATACTGCTCGCGTACTCGGCGGCATGTATGACGGTATCGAATACCGCGGATTCTCTCAACGTACTGTTGAAACATTGGCTGAAAAATCAGGTGTTCCGGTATGGAACGGTTTGACAGACGAAGATCACCCTACTCAAGTATTGGCTGACTTCTTGACTGCCAAAGAAACATTGAAAAAACCTTATCACGAAATCAACTTCACATATGTTGGTGACGGACGCAACAACGTAGCAAACGCATTGATGGCTGGTGCTGCAATTATGGGTATGCGTTTCCACTTGGTATGTCCAGAAAAATTGAATCCTGCTCCAGAATTATTAAGTCGTTGTAAAGAATTGGCTGAAGAAAACGGCGGCGAAATCTTGGTAACTGACGACATCGACAAAGGTGTGAAAGGTTCTGACGTACTTTACACAGACGTTTGGGTATCAATGGGCGAACCTGACGAAGTTTGGAAAGAACGTATCGAGTTATTGAAACCTTACCAAGTCAACCAAGAAATGATTGAAAAAACAGGTAATCCACGTGTCATCTTCGAACACTGCTTACCTTCATTCCACAACACTGATACTAAAATCGGTAAAGAAATTTCTGATAAATACGGCTTGAAAGAAATGGAAGTGACTGACGAAGTCTTCGAAGGCAAACACTCAGTAGTATTCCAAGAAGCTGAAAACCGTATGCACACAATCAAAGCAGTAATGGTTGCAACTTTAGGAGATATTGGATAA